From a region of the Deinococcus terrestris genome:
- a CDS encoding phosphoribosyltransferase, whose product MSYPPFLNRRDAGEQLAARLSERGAWPNTTVLALPRGGVPVGAEVARALGAPLDVFLVRKLGLPGYEEVAMGAVASGGVRYLNHDLIHRAGVTPDAIAAVEARERAELARREQVYREGRTPAPVTGRTVLLVDDGVATGATLRAGLLALRALSPARVVVAVPVAPPETARALATQADEVICLHTPADFMAVGQFYRDFAQTTDEEVREALIRAAHPQE is encoded by the coding sequence ATGTCCTATCCTCCCTTCCTGAACCGCCGGGACGCGGGCGAGCAGCTCGCCGCCCGGCTGAGCGAGCGGGGCGCCTGGCCGAATACCACCGTCCTGGCCCTGCCGCGTGGAGGCGTCCCCGTGGGCGCGGAGGTGGCGCGGGCGCTGGGGGCACCGCTCGACGTGTTTCTGGTGCGCAAGCTGGGCCTCCCCGGTTACGAGGAGGTGGCGATGGGCGCCGTCGCCTCCGGGGGCGTGCGCTACCTGAACCATGACCTGATTCACCGCGCGGGGGTGACGCCGGACGCGATTGCAGCGGTAGAAGCCCGAGAACGCGCCGAACTCGCCCGCCGGGAGCAGGTGTACCGGGAGGGCCGCACCCCCGCCCCCGTCACCGGACGCACTGTGCTCCTCGTGGACGACGGCGTGGCGACCGGGGCGACCCTGCGGGCGGGGTTGCTGGCACTGCGAGCACTCTCCCCCGCCCGCGTCGTCGTGGCTGTGCCCGTCGCCCCACCCGAGACGGCCCGCGCCCTGGCAACCCAGGCCGACGAGGTGATCTGCCTCCACACCCCAGCCGACTTCATGGCCGTGGGCCAGTTCTACCGCGACTTCGCCCAGACGACCGACGAGGAAGTGCGCGAGGCCCTGATCCGCGCCGCCCACCCTCAGGAGTGA
- a CDS encoding nucleoside/nucleotide kinase family protein produces MSVRAGLLAALADRLEAQPAAPVLRVAVDGVDGAGKTTFADELAEALRARGQTVIRASIDGFHAPRAVRYRRGRTSPEGFYRDSYDLAGLRSALLDPLGPGGSGRYHTAIFDHTTDSPVQEPERVTLPGSVLIVDGLFLHRPELRGVWDDSVFLRVPFEVSVPRGAARGPEYGSPNPQAESNRRYVEGNRLYFREADPERHAGVLVDNTDLAAPFLVRLSPVGAPREATAPAG; encoded by the coding sequence GTGAGCGTCCGTGCAGGGCTGCTGGCTGCCCTCGCTGACCGCCTCGAAGCCCAGCCCGCCGCCCCGGTCCTGCGCGTGGCCGTGGACGGGGTGGACGGCGCGGGCAAAACCACTTTTGCGGACGAATTGGCGGAGGCTTTGCGGGCGAGGGGCCAAACCGTTATCCGAGCTTCGATAGACGGCTTTCATGCTCCCAGGGCCGTGCGCTACCGCCGGGGCCGCACCTCGCCGGAGGGGTTCTACCGGGACTCCTACGACCTTGCGGGCCTGCGCTCGGCGCTGCTTGATCCCCTTGGGCCGGGGGGCTCGGGGCGCTACCACACGGCAATCTTCGACCACACCACCGACTCGCCCGTACAGGAGCCGGAGCGGGTCACCCTGCCCGGCAGCGTCCTGATCGTGGACGGTCTCTTCCTGCACCGCCCGGAGTTGCGGGGCGTGTGGGACGATTCGGTCTTCTTGCGCGTCCCCTTCGAGGTGTCGGTGCCGCGTGGGGCGGCGCGGGGGCCGGAGTACGGCTCGCCCAACCCGCAGGCGGAGTCCAACCGGCGTTACGTGGAGGGAAATCGCCTGTATTTCCGCGAGGCCGACCCTGAGCGGCACGCGGGCGTGCTGGTGGACAATACCGACCTCGCCGCGCCCTTCCTCGTGCGGCTCTCCCCTGTGGGCGCCCCGCGTGAGGCCACTGCCCCAGCCGGGTAA